From Rubrivirga sp. SAORIC476, a single genomic window includes:
- the nhaA gene encoding Na+/H+ antiporter NhaA, with the protein MQTLLRPFQSFFKTEAAGGILLLAAAAVALVWANSPLVGAYNDLWGTYVTVGAGSFEISKPLLLWVNDGLMAIFFFVVGLEIKREVLAGELAEPRKAALAIAAALGGMVVPALLYTVVNLGSDKVTGWGIPMATDIAFALGVLALLGSRAPLALKVFLTAVAIVDDLGAVVVIALFYTAELNLAALVGSLVLVGVLVVVNRLGIQRPAVYGLIGLAVWVLMLKSGVHATIAGVLVALTIPATRKIDEVEFAERADGLLAQFAAGLTVGGSTPTPDQMHAVHSLEKACEQIETPLQRLEHGLHGLVAFFIMPVFALANAGVALGAGAAALVTDTVALGVMLGLVVGKPLGVMALAYLAVKTGLAALPSGVTWRHVMGVSFLTGIGFTMSIFIANLAFGAGPLLDSAKVGILAASVVSGVLGAVVLIGVAKSANVNAEGVSAA; encoded by the coding sequence ATGCAGACCCTTCTTCGACCGTTCCAGTCCTTCTTCAAGACCGAGGCCGCAGGCGGCATCCTCTTGCTCGCCGCTGCCGCCGTCGCCCTCGTCTGGGCCAACAGCCCGCTGGTGGGCGCCTACAACGACCTGTGGGGCACGTACGTGACCGTGGGCGCGGGGAGCTTCGAAATCTCGAAGCCCCTCCTTCTGTGGGTCAACGACGGGCTGATGGCCATCTTCTTCTTCGTCGTCGGCCTGGAGATCAAGCGCGAGGTGCTGGCCGGGGAACTGGCCGAGCCGCGCAAGGCGGCGCTCGCCATCGCGGCGGCACTCGGCGGCATGGTGGTGCCGGCGCTGCTCTACACGGTGGTCAACCTGGGCTCTGACAAGGTCACGGGCTGGGGCATCCCGATGGCGACCGACATCGCGTTCGCGCTGGGCGTGCTGGCGCTGCTGGGCAGCCGCGCGCCGCTGGCGCTGAAGGTGTTCCTGACGGCCGTCGCCATCGTGGACGACCTCGGCGCGGTCGTCGTGATCGCGCTGTTCTACACCGCCGAGCTGAACCTGGCGGCGCTGGTGGGCTCGCTGGTGCTGGTGGGCGTGCTGGTGGTCGTCAACCGGCTGGGCATCCAGCGCCCGGCGGTGTACGGGCTGATCGGCCTCGCGGTCTGGGTGCTGATGCTGAAGTCGGGCGTCCACGCGACCATCGCGGGCGTGCTGGTGGCGCTCACGATCCCGGCGACGCGCAAGATCGACGAGGTCGAGTTCGCCGAGCGGGCGGACGGCCTGCTGGCGCAGTTCGCGGCCGGGCTCACCGTCGGGGGCTCCACGCCGACGCCGGACCAGATGCACGCCGTCCACAGCCTGGAGAAGGCGTGCGAGCAGATCGAGACGCCACTGCAGCGGCTGGAGCACGGGCTCCACGGACTGGTGGCCTTTTTCATCATGCCCGTGTTCGCGCTCGCCAACGCGGGGGTCGCGCTCGGCGCGGGCGCGGCGGCGCTCGTCACCGACACCGTCGCCCTCGGCGTGATGCTGGGCCTGGTCGTCGGCAAGCCGCTGGGCGTGATGGCGCTGGCGTACCTGGCCGTCAAGACCGGGCTGGCGGCGCTGCCGTCGGGCGTGACGTGGCGGCACGTGATGGGCGTCAGCTTCCTGACCGGCATCGGGTTCACGATGTCCATCTTCATCGCCAACCTAGCGTTCGGCGCCGGGCCGCTGCTGGACAGCGCGAAGGTGGGCATCCTGGCCGCGTCGGTGGTATCGGGCGTGCTGGGCGCCGTCGTGCTGATCGGCGTGGCGAAGTCGGCCAATGTGAACGCCGAGGGAGTGTCGGCGGCCTGA
- a CDS encoding di-heme oxidoredictase family protein yields MLRPVLLLAVVVALSACDASDPEDADADAARAGGATTVFDASGNAFSTPAPNLTADALALHLEGDVEFEATFVTAPAPVNAGLGPVFNQTSCIACHARDGRSRESLLLRLSAGGRGPHGGPAPVPGLGLQLQDRAVVGATPEGRIVVTWDERAETLADGEVVLLRAPTYRIEGDAGVLAGVAEISPRFSRPVFGLGLLEAVPEADVLALVQAQAAAGEVSGRANYVWDPVTESVRLGRFGWKANQPSLRAQTVTAYAEDMGVASSVFPNADGSVEVDEATVEAVTFYTQTLGVPARRGLGDPQVREGERLFASVGCASCHVPRLTTGTLPGVPAVGGQTIRPYTDLLLHDMGPGLADGRPDFRASGSEWRTPPLWGLGLTSVVNGREELLHDGRARGVVEAILWHGGEAEVARERFRQLNRAEREALVAFLRSL; encoded by the coding sequence ATGCTGCGTCCCGTCCTCCTGCTCGCTGTCGTCGTCGCGCTCTCCGCGTGCGACGCCTCCGACCCGGAGGACGCGGACGCCGATGCGGCCCGTGCGGGCGGGGCGACGACGGTCTTCGACGCGTCGGGCAATGCCTTCTCGACACCCGCCCCGAACCTGACAGCCGATGCGCTCGCGCTCCACCTGGAGGGAGACGTCGAGTTCGAGGCGACGTTCGTGACGGCGCCCGCCCCGGTCAACGCCGGGCTGGGGCCGGTCTTCAACCAGACGTCTTGCATCGCCTGCCACGCGCGCGACGGGCGGAGCCGCGAGTCGCTGCTGCTTCGCCTGAGCGCAGGAGGACGGGGGCCGCACGGCGGACCCGCCCCGGTCCCCGGCCTGGGCCTCCAACTCCAGGACCGCGCCGTCGTCGGGGCGACGCCCGAGGGGCGCATCGTGGTCACCTGGGACGAGCGCGCTGAGACGCTGGCCGACGGCGAGGTCGTCTTGCTCCGCGCGCCGACGTACCGAATCGAGGGCGACGCAGGCGTGCTGGCGGGCGTCGCCGAGATCTCGCCTCGCTTCTCGCGTCCGGTCTTCGGCCTCGGCCTGCTCGAAGCCGTTCCTGAGGCCGACGTGCTGGCGCTGGTCCAGGCGCAGGCGGCGGCGGGCGAGGTGTCCGGCCGGGCCAACTACGTCTGGGACCCCGTCACCGAGTCGGTCCGCCTCGGGCGCTTCGGGTGGAAGGCCAACCAGCCGAGCCTGCGGGCGCAGACGGTGACCGCGTACGCCGAGGACATGGGCGTCGCGTCGTCGGTCTTTCCCAACGCCGACGGCTCGGTCGAGGTGGACGAGGCGACCGTCGAGGCGGTCACGTTCTACACGCAGACGCTGGGCGTCCCGGCGCGGCGCGGCCTCGGCGACCCCCAGGTGCGCGAGGGCGAGCGTTTGTTCGCCTCTGTCGGGTGCGCCTCGTGCCACGTCCCGCGCCTGACGACCGGCACGCTGCCGGGCGTCCCCGCGGTGGGCGGGCAGACGATCCGTCCGTACACCGACCTGCTGCTGCACGACATGGGCCCGGGACTGGCCGATGGCCGACCGGACTTCCGGGCGAGTGGCTCGGAGTGGCGTACGCCGCCGTTGTGGGGGCTGGGCCTGACGAGCGTCGTCAACGGGCGGGAGGAGTTGCTGCACGACGGCCGGGCGCGGGGTGTCGTGGAGGCCATCCTGTGGCATGGCGGTGAGGCGGAGGTCGCGCGCGAGCGGTTCCGCCAGTTGAACCGAGCCGAGCGCGAGGCGCTGGTCGCCTTCCTGCGTTCGCTCTGA
- a CDS encoding imelysin family protein, which translates to MTLSRTLLVAALGLSLAACDSSTGPESESDAAPVLSNVATDVITATYADLAAEAADLVTAVGAFADDRSAGRLEAARQQWRDTRAPWELSEGFLFGPVDTEGLDPSLDSWPVNRTDLDAVLASSSDLTPATVAGLEATLRGFHTIEYLLYGEDGTKQAADFTDREVQYLVSATAVLRDDAGTLATLWNPTGGGYALQIANAGTSGSIYVSQNAAVQELVGGLVTITDEVGAGKLGGPFGDRSTAEEESRFSGNSLADFADNIRSVRNVYLGDYAGATGPGLTDLVAEVDADLDARVLAEIDAAIAAIEAIPGPFSDAIFNARPTVQAAIDAVLDLRATLEGPVTAALR; encoded by the coding sequence ATGACCCTGTCCCGCACCCTCCTCGTCGCCGCCCTCGGCCTCTCCCTCGCCGCCTGCGACTCGTCGACCGGTCCCGAGAGCGAGTCCGACGCCGCGCCGGTTCTCTCCAACGTCGCCACCGACGTGATCACGGCCACCTACGCCGACCTGGCCGCCGAGGCGGCCGACCTCGTGACGGCCGTCGGTGCGTTCGCGGACGATCGCAGCGCGGGGCGGCTCGAGGCGGCCCGCCAGCAGTGGCGCGACACGCGGGCCCCGTGGGAGCTCTCGGAGGGCTTCCTCTTCGGACCCGTCGACACGGAGGGCCTGGACCCGTCGCTCGACAGCTGGCCCGTCAACCGGACCGACCTCGACGCCGTGCTGGCCTCGTCGTCGGACCTGACCCCCGCGACGGTCGCCGGGCTGGAGGCGACGCTCCGCGGCTTCCACACCATCGAGTACCTGCTCTACGGAGAGGACGGGACCAAGCAGGCGGCCGACTTCACCGACCGTGAGGTCCAGTACCTCGTCTCGGCAACGGCCGTGCTGCGGGACGATGCCGGGACGCTGGCGACCCTGTGGAACCCGACCGGCGGCGGCTACGCGCTCCAGATCGCGAACGCGGGCACGTCGGGCAGCATCTACGTCAGCCAGAACGCGGCGGTGCAGGAGTTGGTCGGTGGCCTGGTGACCATCACCGACGAGGTGGGCGCGGGCAAGCTGGGCGGTCCGTTCGGCGACCGCTCGACGGCCGAGGAGGAGTCCCGCTTCAGCGGCAACTCGCTGGCCGACTTCGCCGACAACATCCGGAGCGTCCGCAACGTGTACCTCGGCGATTACGCCGGGGCGACGGGCCCGGGCCTGACGGATCTGGTCGCGGAGGTGGACGCCGACCTGGATGCGCGCGTGCTCGCCGAGATCGACGCCGCCATCGCGGCCATCGAGGCGATCCCGGGCCCGTTCTCGGACGCCATCTTCAACGCGCGGCCGACGGTCCAGGCGGCCATCGACGCCGTCCTCGACCTGCGTGCGACGCTGGAGGGGCCCGTCACGGCCGCGCTCCGCTAG